The Fulvivirga ligni genome window below encodes:
- a CDS encoding non-ribosomal peptide synthetase/type I polyketide synthase, with amino-acid sequence MKSNNYTGFEVAVIGMACRFPGASDINQFWNNLQNGVESVSRFSEDELLEYGNLDRDILNPAYVRAKGLIEDANLFDASFFGFNPNEANMLDPQVRLLAQCTYHALEDSGYGFENNLNRVGVFVGALPNVPWQGHCFRNSGTEYSEQFSSLILNDKDFASTRLSYLLNLHGPSSTIYTACSTSLVAVDMACQNLLTGKCDLSVAGGVALSLPYKSGYTYEPGMIMSKDGHTRSFDSEATGTVWSDGVGIVILKRLDDALKDRDNIYAIIKGSAVNNDGNRKVGYTAPSVRGQAEVIREACMMAEVNPESISYIEGHGSATNLGDKIEITALNEAFSEVPTDYKCPIGSVKANIGHLNVAAGIAGFIKACLMLKNTSLPPSINFTKASSKLMEGDAHFYVNRDLVRWENTNYPLRAGVSSFGIGGTNVHVILEEAPEQPSNVADERGSLVCFSAKTEEALNRTINNFSLYLENNKEVNLDKLAYTLQVGREHFSFRKAFYASNLGDVSLQLSESSHATLSKETPPIVFMFPGMGALYSHLGREVYGKEKVFREALDHCFSILKKKTGKNFKEILYPEKPSRVPDDFQVPQLLIFSFEYSLSLLLKSWGISPDYIIGYSLGEYVGACVAGVFDVDTALEILVERGRLINSLDTGGMVGVGLSVEKVQPYLIDGVNVAIDNGRSVVLAGKKEVLQELKVHLSEQSIAAIDMNGSYALHTSEMLPISDEFRQVVARYSLNIPEVPLMSNLTGSWSDENITFPDYWVKHLSQTMVFKKSIANLLNEHPNALFLEVGAGNSLCNLVRRMADKTALPTLINLVRSENIKDSDHAHLIKALGTFWETGGVVEWKGYHYGNKKAKLSLPVYPFEEKAFNLHVDNDFKKIIPYEDCLERNKDISTWFYTPSWKQLSISYNTQVNTGNVLMLGWEKTVELTGLMAANANRIISVSYGKTFAEIGPGSYEQDYSRGQLDQLFTELRRLNFNPDIIVDVTSLKGKTNRSNDDLFRLLNVWQSFSSSGMARKNEKLKYVAISKDIFTVFGDEEIDPDKSTLISAIQVIPQENAGLNGKIIEIDGTSLLKNHQQIYHTIYQEIISDNADSIISFRGGKRWVRNIEPYDLKYHNELQSIVKPDGTYIIIGGLGEIGHTLGMYLLSAFNANVILIGRSALPKKHQWIKENGTDDEISKKNSRFAEMEKAGGRVEFIQTDSSSVEQMSKVIDQVSAEYGKVQGIFHAAGVLDRDLFNLASSITQEQVRGHFPAKDKILTVLKDIVEHHEVEFIAAVSSLSSLVGGLGMVGYAAANQYMDSWIERENRRSNVKWISLNFCNWEGWKDDFADLSLSDDALKTFITPKEGKEVFKRLLMANNNETQIAISPVDLPSLIEKWKSIETSKEVNKVKKQATRQDKPAISVTYQAPESEMEEKLVVIWEELFGFGPIGVNDDFMELGGDSLKAVTMLSHVHSVTEMVMSLQDFFKNTTIKQIAFHLASAQKQMFEPIPLADDKPYYQLSSAQRRLFFLHQLNEKSITYNEIDAETLLGRLDVEKLKSAFKQLIKRHEALRTEIFFSDGVPVQRVLETCSFDIEYFEADSDSVLQIIEQFQRPFNLAKAPLLRACLIMVDPDQHVLVIERHHIISDAISSTTLVKDLAALYNGDVLPKLEVQYKDYAEWQLSESNTERIKKQESFWVDNLRDFIPLTLPVDFSRKPDQSHTGSQLTFELDSADVKKIKRAALAGGVTVFNFMLAAFNVLLSKVAGQEEVIIGTIVAGRDHPDIRETMGVFVNALPLINTVNNNLTVGDFVEQVNSNSIKAFEHQQYPFEDMVTKLDLPKNLSRNPVFDVTFVYQPVDVKAHTINGIERHSYPLPCNTSKFDLSLNCFDNGETLKLTFEYADSLFKESTIRRYSVYFQKILAEFCEDSSQLLREIEYIPEEERKNIMEMSTGLYVDTPTMLIQEYLEHHSAIKPESTALITNHESLTYRSLNDYVLKLGRFLMSKGAAKDKLVVLALDRSIDMVGAMLAIWKAGAAYVPVDPNLPEERLNFILNDTNPILVLTESRYENRFSEVKFVEVVNLNLWNVASHEPLTFDFPHPDLDSLAYVIYTSGSTGNPKGVMVEHKSVINRLIWMQNAYPISDADRVLQKTPATFDVSVWELFWWIIPGATLVLLEPMGERFPEVIASTFKQQQVNVVHFVPSMLNVFLDYLDTESKNEGIGFSELRQVFCSGEALSSGTVRRFNQLMGMNGCKLVNLYGPTEATVDVSYFDCPEQDVPNIIPIGKPISNCTLLVLDNQLNLVPTGVHGELCIGGVPVARGYLNRPELNQEKFVDGPENIGRLYRTGDIVRWLDIGDLEYMGRSDHQVKVRGFRIEVGEIEVAFTKHKNITEAVVTTIIGADGNKRLCAYYVGHEDMEEIQIRHFLQALLPEYMLPHYIIPIESLPLTKNGKVDKKNLPEPGINELRGKQERVLPTTDIEQQLTDIVGLLLNIKDISITDNFFRIGGDSIVSIQVVNRAREAGINIKTQDLFRHQTIERLAAFAASNGVSEKGEQGILSGPVPLAPMHKWFLANDFHLPDFWNQSVLLRISSDVDPKVIEVAFKKLTLVHDSLRLKFVKNKHGWSQEYGAELQEPIVEVAQIDHSDTERLIPLFNDINNQMSLEEGRVIRALLLKTPPSELNYLYIVIHHMVVDAVSWHIILDSFFKLLFDNIDVSKTLKNKTNSFREWSTAMESWGKSDKLSSELVYWQHVLNHQFELKADYSEGSNFEKDAIKMSLKLDANYTARLIGQSQVAYNTQVPDLLILALTRTIGRWIGSDDIVIWLERHGREDVELDVSSTTGWFTSLYPQLLKLKEKSDFEDEIISIKEQLRSVPNKGIGYGVLRDKLFDNDHQYEGEHPLLFNHLGQLDNLDNLDYPVYMEELPDIANSHQDNKRTSDFEVLTFIASGNLNLQWSYSKNRWEKETIRLLGETFLTNLKEIIDYCANKQKRNYTPSDFPLAQLDQTDLEEVLRGNGEGDKEYNIYEI; translated from the coding sequence ATGAAATCTAATAATTATACAGGATTTGAAGTTGCGGTAATTGGAATGGCCTGTAGGTTTCCTGGAGCTTCTGATATTAACCAATTTTGGAATAATCTACAAAATGGGGTAGAATCTGTATCTCGATTTAGCGAGGATGAACTTCTGGAGTATGGTAATTTAGATCGTGATATTTTGAATCCTGCATATGTAAGAGCTAAGGGGTTAATTGAAGACGCAAACCTGTTTGATGCATCGTTTTTTGGCTTCAATCCAAATGAAGCCAATATGCTTGATCCCCAAGTGAGGCTTCTGGCCCAATGTACCTATCATGCATTAGAGGATTCAGGATATGGTTTTGAAAATAATCTTAACCGAGTTGGGGTTTTTGTAGGTGCACTTCCTAATGTGCCGTGGCAAGGACATTGTTTTAGAAATAGTGGCACAGAATACTCTGAGCAATTTTCTTCTCTTATTCTCAATGATAAGGATTTTGCAAGTACTAGGTTGTCTTATCTACTTAATTTGCACGGACCAAGTAGTACTATATATACGGCGTGTTCTACTTCTTTGGTAGCTGTTGATATGGCATGTCAAAATCTGCTAACTGGCAAATGTGACTTATCTGTTGCAGGTGGCGTGGCACTGTCACTACCCTACAAGTCTGGCTATACCTATGAACCCGGAATGATTATGTCAAAAGATGGTCATACGCGTTCTTTCGACTCAGAAGCAACAGGCACCGTGTGGAGTGATGGAGTGGGTATAGTTATATTAAAGCGTCTAGATGATGCTCTTAAAGATAGAGATAATATATATGCCATTATTAAAGGGAGTGCGGTAAACAATGATGGCAATAGGAAAGTAGGATATACGGCACCAAGTGTAAGAGGGCAGGCTGAGGTGATTCGTGAGGCGTGTATGATGGCTGAAGTAAATCCCGAAAGCATTAGCTATATAGAAGGTCATGGTAGTGCTACAAACCTTGGAGACAAAATTGAAATTACAGCATTGAATGAAGCTTTTAGCGAGGTGCCAACAGATTACAAGTGCCCAATTGGAAGTGTGAAAGCAAATATTGGACATTTGAACGTGGCGGCTGGTATAGCTGGATTTATAAAAGCCTGTCTCATGCTGAAAAATACCTCACTGCCACCATCTATTAATTTCACAAAGGCAAGTTCAAAGTTAATGGAGGGCGATGCTCATTTTTATGTAAATAGAGATTTAGTTAGATGGGAAAATACTAATTATCCTTTAAGAGCAGGAGTAAGCTCTTTTGGAATTGGCGGTACAAATGTGCATGTTATTTTAGAAGAAGCCCCTGAGCAACCTTCGAATGTAGCAGATGAAAGGGGGTCATTAGTTTGTTTTTCGGCAAAAACCGAAGAAGCACTTAACCGAACAATAAATAATTTTTCGCTATATCTTGAAAATAATAAGGAAGTAAATCTCGACAAGTTGGCTTATACCTTGCAGGTTGGGCGAGAACATTTTTCTTTCAGAAAAGCCTTTTATGCATCTAACTTGGGAGATGTTAGTCTACAATTATCGGAAAGTAGTCATGCTACTTTATCAAAAGAAACACCCCCAATAGTTTTCATGTTTCCAGGTATGGGCGCTTTATACTCTCATCTGGGGCGTGAAGTTTATGGTAAAGAAAAAGTTTTTAGAGAAGCGCTAGATCATTGTTTCTCAATATTGAAGAAAAAAACAGGCAAGAATTTTAAGGAAATACTTTATCCTGAGAAGCCTTCAAGAGTACCTGATGATTTTCAGGTGCCTCAGCTTTTAATTTTTTCCTTTGAATACTCATTGTCTCTATTACTTAAATCATGGGGTATCTCACCGGATTATATAATAGGATATAGTCTGGGGGAATATGTGGGCGCTTGTGTGGCGGGCGTCTTTGATGTTGATACTGCCCTCGAGATTCTTGTAGAAAGGGGAAGACTTATTAATAGCCTGGATACAGGTGGTATGGTAGGAGTAGGCCTTTCAGTCGAGAAAGTTCAACCTTATCTTATAGATGGAGTCAATGTTGCAATAGATAATGGTAGGTCGGTCGTTCTTGCCGGTAAGAAGGAAGTACTTCAAGAATTAAAAGTTCATCTTAGTGAGCAATCCATTGCTGCTATTGATATGAATGGTTCATATGCCCTTCATACTTCAGAGATGTTACCTATTTCAGATGAATTTCGGCAAGTAGTGGCACGGTATAGTTTAAACATACCCGAGGTGCCACTCATGTCTAATTTAACAGGTAGCTGGAGTGATGAAAATATAACCTTTCCAGATTACTGGGTTAAGCATTTGTCACAAACAATGGTTTTTAAAAAGAGTATTGCCAATTTGTTAAATGAGCACCCAAATGCTTTGTTCTTGGAAGTTGGTGCAGGTAATAGTTTGTGTAATCTGGTGCGTCGCATGGCTGATAAGACAGCACTACCAACATTGATAAATCTTGTTAGATCTGAAAATATCAAGGATTCAGATCATGCCCATCTGATAAAAGCACTAGGCACATTTTGGGAGACTGGTGGGGTAGTAGAATGGAAAGGGTACCATTATGGTAATAAAAAGGCTAAGCTTTCATTACCAGTATATCCATTCGAGGAGAAAGCCTTTAACCTTCATGTAGATAACGACTTCAAAAAGATAATACCTTATGAGGATTGCCTTGAAAGAAATAAAGACATTTCTACTTGGTTTTATACACCTTCCTGGAAGCAATTATCGATAAGCTACAATACCCAGGTAAACACGGGTAATGTCTTGATGTTGGGCTGGGAAAAGACCGTAGAACTCACCGGTCTTATGGCCGCAAATGCAAATAGAATTATTTCAGTTTCATATGGCAAAACTTTCGCTGAAATTGGCCCTGGAAGTTATGAGCAAGACTACAGTCGTGGACAGCTTGATCAATTATTTACTGAGCTTCGTAGACTAAATTTCAATCCAGATATCATCGTCGATGTAACATCACTGAAAGGAAAAACGAATCGTTCTAATGATGATTTATTTCGACTTTTAAATGTATGGCAGTCATTTTCTTCTTCAGGTATGGCTCGCAAAAATGAGAAATTAAAATATGTAGCTATATCCAAAGATATATTTACCGTTTTTGGGGATGAAGAGATAGACCCCGACAAATCAACATTAATTTCCGCAATACAGGTTATACCACAGGAGAACGCAGGTTTGAATGGCAAGATAATCGAAATAGACGGCACCTCACTTTTGAAAAACCATCAGCAGATTTATCATACTATTTATCAAGAGATAATTTCTGATAATGCTGATTCGATTATAAGTTTTCGGGGAGGTAAAAGGTGGGTTCGCAATATAGAGCCGTATGACTTGAAGTACCATAATGAACTCCAGTCCATTGTGAAACCCGATGGAACTTATATAATAATAGGAGGATTGGGAGAAATCGGACATACTCTTGGAATGTATCTTCTCTCCGCCTTTAATGCCAATGTAATTTTAATAGGTCGGTCGGCTCTGCCAAAAAAACACCAATGGATTAAGGAAAATGGAACTGATGATGAGATAAGTAAAAAAAATTCTCGTTTTGCAGAAATGGAAAAGGCCGGTGGAAGGGTTGAATTTATTCAAACAGATTCATCTTCGGTGGAACAGATGTCAAAAGTTATCGATCAGGTATCTGCTGAATATGGGAAAGTGCAGGGGATATTTCATGCAGCAGGAGTATTAGATAGAGATCTTTTCAACCTGGCTTCTAGCATTACTCAAGAACAGGTACGAGGTCATTTTCCTGCAAAGGATAAAATTTTAACTGTTTTAAAAGATATTGTTGAACATCATGAAGTTGAGTTTATCGCAGCTGTTTCATCACTTTCATCGCTTGTAGGCGGCTTAGGCATGGTAGGGTATGCTGCGGCTAATCAATACATGGATAGCTGGATAGAACGTGAAAATAGACGAAGTAATGTCAAATGGATATCACTCAATTTCTGTAACTGGGAAGGGTGGAAAGATGACTTCGCAGACCTTTCACTAAGTGATGATGCTTTAAAAACATTCATAACTCCAAAGGAGGGGAAGGAAGTATTTAAGCGCTTGCTAATGGCTAATAACAATGAAACGCAAATAGCAATATCGCCTGTGGATTTACCGTCTCTCATTGAAAAATGGAAGTCCATTGAAACGAGTAAAGAGGTAAATAAAGTAAAAAAGCAAGCAACACGTCAGGATAAGCCAGCTATTTCGGTCACTTATCAGGCACCAGAGTCAGAGATGGAGGAAAAGTTGGTAGTTATATGGGAGGAGCTATTTGGTTTTGGTCCCATAGGTGTAAATGATGATTTCATGGAGCTTGGTGGAGACTCTCTTAAGGCGGTTACTATGCTTTCTCATGTTCACAGTGTTACAGAAATGGTAATGTCTCTTCAGGATTTCTTTAAAAATACAACGATAAAGCAAATTGCGTTTCACTTGGCCTCTGCACAGAAACAGATGTTTGAACCAATACCTTTAGCTGATGATAAACCATATTATCAATTATCATCGGCACAGCGTCGCCTTTTCTTTTTACATCAGCTAAATGAAAAAAGTATCACTTATAATGAAATAGATGCAGAAACTTTATTAGGTAGACTTGATGTAGAAAAACTAAAATCCGCCTTTAAACAATTAATAAAGAGACATGAAGCATTACGTACTGAAATCTTTTTTTCGGATGGTGTACCGGTGCAGCGAGTTTTGGAAACTTGTTCTTTTGATATCGAATATTTTGAAGCCGATTCAGATAGTGTGCTGCAGATTATTGAGCAATTTCAAAGACCTTTTAATCTGGCTAAAGCTCCTTTGTTACGAGCCTGCCTCATAATGGTTGACCCAGATCAGCATGTTCTGGTGATTGAAAGACATCATATTATATCTGATGCTATTTCTAGTACAACACTTGTAAAAGATCTGGCGGCATTATATAATGGAGATGTTTTACCAAAATTGGAAGTTCAATATAAGGACTACGCAGAGTGGCAATTATCAGAAAGTAATACAGAGCGTATTAAAAAACAGGAATCTTTCTGGGTAGACAATTTGAGAGACTTTATACCTCTTACTCTACCCGTAGATTTTTCTAGAAAACCTGACCAAAGTCATACAGGTAGTCAGTTAACTTTTGAGCTTGACTCAGCAGATGTTAAGAAAATAAAGAGGGCTGCTCTGGCTGGGGGGGTAACGGTATTCAATTTTATGCTGGCGGCTTTTAACGTTCTCTTATCAAAGGTAGCAGGCCAGGAAGAAGTAATAATTGGAACTATAGTGGCGGGCAGAGATCATCCTGATATAAGAGAAACAATGGGTGTTTTTGTGAATGCTCTACCCCTAATCAACACTGTAAATAATAACCTGACTGTTGGAGATTTTGTGGAGCAGGTCAATAGTAATTCAATAAAAGCTTTTGAGCATCAGCAGTATCCTTTTGAAGATATGGTTACTAAGCTAGATCTGCCAAAAAATTTGTCTCGAAATCCAGTATTCGATGTTACTTTTGTATATCAACCGGTGGATGTAAAGGCTCATACCATCAACGGTATTGAACGTCATTCTTATCCACTGCCTTGCAATACTTCAAAGTTTGATCTGAGTCTCAACTGTTTTGATAATGGTGAGACATTGAAGTTAACCTTTGAGTATGCAGACAGTCTCTTTAAAGAATCTACAATTAGGCGGTATTCTGTATACTTTCAAAAAATTCTAGCTGAGTTTTGTGAAGATAGTAGTCAGTTACTAAGAGAAATAGAATATATACCAGAGGAAGAGAGAAAAAATATTATGGAAATGTCTACAGGACTATATGTAGATACTCCTACTATGTTGATACAGGAATATTTAGAACATCACTCCGCAATCAAACCTGAGTCGACAGCCCTAATTACAAATCATGAAAGCCTAACCTATCGTTCGTTAAATGATTACGTTTTAAAACTTGGTAGATTTTTAATGAGCAAGGGCGCCGCCAAGGATAAACTAGTGGTTTTAGCTCTTGATAGAAGTATAGATATGGTAGGAGCAATGCTGGCAATTTGGAAAGCTGGTGCAGCATATGTGCCTGTTGATCCAAACCTTCCTGAAGAAAGGTTGAATTTTATACTGAATGACACAAACCCAATACTTGTTCTCACAGAAAGTAGATACGAAAATAGATTTTCTGAGGTGAAATTTGTTGAGGTTGTAAATCTGAATTTATGGAACGTAGCAAGTCATGAACCTTTAACCTTTGACTTTCCACACCCAGATCTTGACAGCCTCGCTTATGTAATCTATACCTCTGGTTCCACAGGGAATCCAAAAGGAGTTATGGTGGAACACAAATCCGTGATAAATAGGCTTATTTGGATGCAGAATGCATATCCTATAAGTGATGCAGACAGGGTGTTGCAGAAAACCCCAGCCACCTTTGACGTATCTGTGTGGGAGCTTTTCTGGTGGATCATTCCTGGAGCTACACTTGTACTTCTTGAACCAATGGGGGAACGTTTTCCAGAAGTAATTGCCAGTACATTCAAACAGCAACAAGTTAATGTAGTACATTTTGTGCCATCTATGCTCAATGTATTTTTGGATTATTTGGATACGGAAAGCAAAAATGAGGGAATTGGATTCTCTGAATTGAGACAAGTGTTCTGCAGTGGGGAGGCTTTATCTTCAGGCACCGTTAGGCGTTTTAACCAGCTAATGGGGATGAATGGATGCAAACTTGTTAATTTATACGGCCCTACGGAAGCAACGGTAGATGTTTCATATTTCGACTGTCCTGAGCAAGATGTGCCAAATATAATACCCATCGGTAAGCCGATATCCAATTGCACCCTTTTGGTTTTAGATAACCAGTTGAATTTAGTACCTACTGGTGTTCATGGAGAGCTATGTATAGGGGGAGTGCCTGTTGCGCGAGGTTATTTAAATAGGCCCGAGCTTAATCAGGAAAAATTTGTGGATGGTCCAGAAAATATCGGAAGGCTTTATCGTACTGGTGATATTGTACGTTGGTTAGACATCGGAGACCTCGAATATATGGGGCGTTCGGATCACCAAGTTAAGGTTAGAGGGTTCAGAATAGAAGTTGGTGAGATTGAAGTGGCCTTTACGAAGCATAAAAATATAACTGAGGCGGTGGTAACCACAATTATAGGTGCAGATGGCAATAAACGACTATGTGCATATTATGTAGGACACGAGGATATGGAAGAAATTCAAATAAGACACTTTCTTCAAGCATTACTTCCAGAGTATATGCTCCCTCATTATATTATACCCATCGAGTCACTGCCTTTAACAAAGAATGGGAAGGTAGATAAGAAAAATCTGCCCGAGCCAGGAATTAATGAGTTGAGAGGCAAACAGGAAAGGGTTTTACCTACTACTGATATTGAACAACAACTGACTGATATAGTCGGACTTTTACTGAACATAAAGGATATAAGTATTACGGATAATTTTTTTCGTATTGGAGGTGATTCTATTGTCAGTATTCAGGTGGTCAATCGAGCAAGGGAGGCAGGGATTAATATTAAAACTCAAGATTTATTCAGGCATCAAACTATAGAAAGGTTGGCGGCTTTTGCTGCCTCAAATGGAGTCAGTGAAAAAGGAGAGCAAGGAATTCTTTCAGGTCCTGTACCACTAGCGCCTATGCATAAGTGGTTCCTTGCGAATGATTTTCATCTGCCTGACTTCTGGAACCAGTCTGTATTACTAAGAATATCATCTGATGTTGACCCAAAGGTAATAGAAGTAGCATTTAAGAAGCTTACACTTGTACATGATTCTCTTCGCCTTAAATTTGTGAAAAATAAGCATGGTTGGAGCCAAGAGTATGGAGCAGAACTGCAAGAACCGATTGTAGAGGTAGCGCAGATAGATCATTCTGATACTGAAAGGTTAATTCCTTTGTTCAATGATATCAATAATCAAATGTCTCTTGAGGAAGGCCGTGTGATTCGAGCTTTATTACTAAAAACCCCTCCTTCTGAATTGAATTATCTCTATATAGTGATACATCATATGGTTGTGGATGCGGTATCATGGCATATAATATTAGATTCTTTTTTCAAGTTATTGTTTGATAATATAGATGTAAGTAAAACCCTGAAGAATAAAACAAACTCGTTTAGAGAATGGTCTACGGCCATGGAAAGTTGGGGTAAATCAGATAAATTATCAAGTGAGTTGGTTTATTGGCAACATGTACTCAATCATCAGTTTGAATTAAAAGCAGATTATTCCGAAGGTTCTAATTTTGAAAAGGACGCAATAAAAATGTCTTTAAAGCTTGATGCTAATTATACGGCACGACTTATTGGTCAAAGTCAGGTGGCCTATAATACACAAGTTCCTGATCTTCTAATTCTTGCACTTACCAGAACCATTGGTCGGTGGATAGGTTCGGATGATATTGTAATCTGGTTGGAAAGACATGGGCGGGAAGATGTAGAGCTTGATGTATCCTCAACAACCGGCTGGTTCACTTCACTTTATCCTCAGTTATTAAAACTTAAAGAAAAAAGCGATTTTGAAGATGAGATCATAAGCATAAAGGAGCAGCTGAGGAGCGTACCAAATAAAGGAATTGGATATGGAGTGTTGCGTGACAAACTATTTGACAATGATCATCAGTATGAGGGTGAACACCCTTTACTATTCAATCATTTAGGGCAGCTCGATAATCTGGATAATCTTGATTATCCGGTATACATGGAGGAGTTACCGGATATTGCGAACAGTCATCAGGATAATAAGCGCACTTCAGATTTTGAGGTTTTGACTTTTATTGCCTCAGGAAATCTAAATCTACAATGGTCATATAGCAAGAACAGATGGGAAAAAGAAACCATCAGATTACTTGGTGAAACATTCTTAACTAACCTGAAAGAAATTATTGACTATTGCGCTAATAAGCAAAAAAGAAATTATACCCCGTCAGACTTTCCTTTGGCACAACTTGATCAGACAGATCTTGAGGAGGTTTTAAGAGGAAATGGTGAAGGAGATAAGGAATATAACATCTATGAAATTTAA